In Tachysurus vachellii isolate PV-2020 chromosome 24, HZAU_Pvac_v1, whole genome shotgun sequence, the sequence cacacacagtctgatctctgttagacaatctcttacacacacacagtctgatctgTTACAcaatctctaacacacacacagtctgatctctgttacacaatctcttacacacacacagtctgatctctgttagacaatctcttacacacacacagtctgatctctgtcGCACAatctcatacaaacacacagtctgatctcgGTCACAATCtaacacacagtctgatctctgtcaCAATCtaacacacagtctgatctctgtcGCACAatctcatacaaacacacagtctgatctctgtcaCAATCtaacacacagtctgatctctgtcaCAATCtaacacacagtctgatctctgttacacaatctgacacacacagtctgatctctgtcaCACaatctgacacaaacacacacacagtctgatctctgtctcacaatctcttacacacacacaccgtctgaTCTGTCACAATCtaacacagtctgatctctgttacacaatctgacacacacagtctgatctctgtcaCACaatctgacacaaacacactcacacagtctgaTCTCCGTTACACAatatgacacaaacacacacacagtctgatctccATTACACAAtctgacacaaacaaacagtctgatctctgtcaCACaatctgacacaaacacacacacacagtctgatctccGTTACACAatatgacacaaacacacacacagtctgatctccGTTACACaatctgacacaaacacacacacacagtctgatctctgtcaCACaatctgacacaaacacacacatagtctgATCTCTGTCACACaatctgacacaaacacacacatagtctgATCTCTGTCACACAATCTCTTACACAGGCTGTTAAACACTACTACCTAAAGCTCTActaatgtgtacacacacacacacacacacacacacacacacacacacacacacagattatctGAAACAGTTCTGAATAAAAGTCTCTGATGTGGAAGGTGTCACTGTAAATAAGTAGGAGTTTAGATGTGAGCAGCTACGACACCCGTGTTAACACAACCACACTGTTGTCTTGTTTCCTGTCTGACGAACACACTCGCCTCCTCGTGCCGATCGTTTGAAGTTAATAGATGAAAGAAATCTTAGTTATGAGGTtcttacactggagactccgtGTGTCctgatgtgtaaataaatatctccTTCAGACACAACAATCAAGCTGTTTTCTGTTGGGGTTTTTTAAGAGTTTGTAATCTGGTTCGTTTGCGGTACGAGATCCCGTGAGTTTGCCgtcgctatagaaacgataagagATTATCATCAGGGCATTAACGTAAACACTTCTGCTGATCTACACAACGAACCAACGACTTCCATCCTATCAGAACCCGACGGCGCCGTAGCGTCGACGTCTGAATGGAGCGGGCGTGTCCACTCACCTGCCTCGCTGTGGGCCACGACCACGCCCAGCTCGTTCTCCGCCGTGGTCAGAAGGTAGTTCGACTGCACGTCACCCAGTGAGATCTGACCGAAGAGGTCAAGGGTCAACAACATCACAACATCAGACAATAGAACAAGCCCAGGCAGGTCACATGATTAAAGGATACCACTTTAGCGAGGACGATGTCACCGGGCCTGAAACTCTTATACGTCTCCACCTGCAGGGGGTAAATATTATTAGGTCAAAACAAAAACGAATAAATCCGTCGTTAAATTACAGCTCGGGTTAAATTTATTCGTCCATCTGAGCTGATTTAGTGATTCAACAGAAACCATCCTCACTTTGTCCTTTTCTGTCGCTCTCACGTCTTCTTTCCTacacagagatagatagaatcAGTTTACACTGCTGTACAGCtcctgaaatgtgtgtgtgtgtgtgtgtgtgtgtgtgtgtgtatacacattaGTAGAGCTCTAGGTAGTAGTGTTTAACAGCCTGGAAATAagttgggagagagagagagagatgggtgtgtgtgtttgtgtcagagattgtgtaacagagatcagattgtgtgtgtatgtgtgtgtatgtgtgtgtatatatatgtgttgtgtgtgtgtgtatatgtgtagtgtgtgtgtatatatgtgttgtgtgtatatatgtgtagtgtgtgtgtgtatatgtgtagtgtgtgtatatatatgtgtagtgtgtgtgtatatgtgtgtagtgtgtgtgtatatatgtgttgtgtgtgtgtatgtgtatatatgtgttgtgtgtgtatatatgtgtagtgtgtgtatatgtgtattgtatgtgtgtatatatatatatgcgtgtgtgtgtatatgtgtagtgtgtgtgtatatatgtgtattgtgtgtgtgtatatatatatatatatgtgtgcgtgtgtgtatatgtgtagtgtgtgtgtgtatgtgtagtgtgcgtgtatatatgtgtattgtatgtgtattgtgtgtatatatatatatatatatatatatatatatatatatatatatatatatatatatatgcgcgtgtgtgtgtgtatatgtatagtgtgtgtatgtgtattgtgtgtgtgtgtatatatgtgtattgtgtgtgtgtgtatgtgtagtgtgtatgtgtgtgtgtgtgtatgtgtattgtgtgtgtgtatatatatatatatatgtgtgtgtgtgtgtgtagtgtgtgtgtgtgtgtatgtgtagtgtgtgtgtgtgtattgtgtgtgtgtatgtgtattgtgtgtgtgtgtatatatgtgtattgtgtgtgtgtgtgtgtgtgtgtgtgtgtgtatatatatatatgtgtgtgtgtgtgtgtatatgtgtagtgtgtgtgtgtgtatgtgtgtgtgtacctgatggTTCCTCTGAACCTGTCTTTAAGAGGAGTAGATCCCACATAGAGGATGTGCACTTTAGCAAACCGGGGGTTGATGCTAGTCACCtggacacacaaactcacaccattaataaaaacaggacacacacacagatggtgcTAAAGCGTCGTCTCGCACTGttacataacataaaaaaagcGCCGGGTTTCAGATTCtctgttgccatgacaacccCTCAAGTCATTCACACCACTGTCATTAGAGGTTCGTGGGTTTTAAAGATTGTTCAAGAAAACGACATGctcccccccaccaccaccccccgCCCCGCTCTGGCCATGAGCCGGAGTCTAACACATCCTCAGCAGAAACAGATAACAGCTCAGATGAGTGCTGATTGGTTCTAATACTGAAATACTgcagaaggaataaaacacaaacacagctgggCAGATGTTTGTGTCGTCAGTAGGGTTTTATTTCTCAACCTGCATGAGGATTTTTCTGGAGTCCTGGATTCAGACTCTACagactggagacacacacacacacacacacacccacccctaCCTTACAGGTGACGATGGCTCCGACGTCAGGCAGAAGCTGTGCTTCTGTCTCTTTAACTACAGAAATCACCGGTAACTATGACgacaacaaacagaaacaaaaaatttGTTTAGATCTTTTACAATCTGAAAAAACTG encodes:
- the exosc1 gene encoding exosome complex component CSL4 codes for the protein MSPMKLCVPGERLCSVEDCISGAGTYQRHGSIYASLAGYVLRRNEGEELPVISVVKETEAQLLPDVGAIVTCKVTSINPRFAKVHILYVGSTPLKDRFRGTIRKEDVRATEKDKVETYKSFRPGDIVLAKVISLGDVQSNYLLTTAENELGVVVAHSEAGVQMVPISWCEMQCPRTHNKEFRKVARVQPEYLQA